The following are encoded in a window of Gossypium raimondii isolate GPD5lz chromosome 13, ASM2569854v1, whole genome shotgun sequence genomic DNA:
- the LOC105783053 gene encoding U-box domain-containing protein 35: MSQYVRGENPERKDRLVAVGVDKDKYSLQALHWAVDNFLTRGQTLRLVHVLQKPINPLQDESNVGGERQVDNQNLDLFLPLRILCARKQIQCETVVLEETDVAKALVGYVNQYGIETLFVGAVSKTGISRLFKGTDTPSSILKLAPDFCNVYVIAKRKVAAARLASRPAPGRAQSLNSEDDSIIEDDGLFYDDEVSALDMNSSSGAGSDGLNSSLYQNLGTSLRSPPVMDPFRRSFAVPVTSSPALDLPAFRTGQKHHSIPTTLSEYSSLLEYESPSSPESAPEDNDETRRLRIELKQTMDMYHAACKEALAAKQQVMQLKEWKRRVEEKRKKGGTLSSTRKTRITRTRVDIDDESTQELVELEVQKRVEEELQKALCEAEERRKMMVVDDLGHSHLVVKYQSLFHILVVTFLFYVYFTIYVYFTI, translated from the exons atgTCTCAATATGTGCGAGGGGAGAATCCGGAAAGAAAGGATAGATTAGTAGCTGTTGGTGTCGATAAGGATAAGTATAGTCTTCAAGCTCTTCATTGGGCTGTTGATAATTTCCTCACCAGAGGTCAAACTTTGAGGCTTGTTCATGTCCTTCAAAAACCAATCAACCCCCTTCAAG ATGAAAGTAATGTCGGAGGAGAACGACAAGTCGATAATCAGAACTTGGACCTTTTCCTTCCTCTTCGAATCTTATGTGCTCGTAAACAG ATACAATGTGAAACAGTGGTGCTAGAGGAAACAGATGTTGCAAAAGCACTTGTTGGATACGTTAACCAATATGGAATTGAGACTCTGTTTGTTGGTGCTGTCTCAAAGACTGGAATTTCCAG ATTATTCAAGGGTACAGATACCCCATCTAGCATACTAAAACTGGCACCAGATTTTTGCAATGTTTATGTTATTGCGAAACGAAAGGTTGCTGCAGCACGACTTGCTAGTCGACCGGCCCCCGGTAGAGCTCAAAGCTTGAACAGTGAGGATGACTCAATCAT AGAAGACGATGGGTTATTCTATGATGATGAAGTTTCAGCACTTGACATGAACTCATCCTCAGGGGCAGGCAGTGATGGCTTGAATTCGTCTTTATATCAAAACCTTGGTACTTCCTTGAGATCACCCCCTGTTATGGACCCCTTCCGACGGTCTTTTGCGGTGCCGGTGACCTCGTCACCCGCCCTGGACCTGCCTGCTTTTCGGACTGGCCAGAAGCATCATTCCATTCCCACCACTCTCTCTGAGTATTCGTCTTTGTTGGAGTATGAATCACCATCTTCTCCGGAATCTGCA CCGGAAGACAATGATGAAACAAGAAGGTTAAGGATAGAGCTGAAACAAACAATGGATATGTACCATGCAGCTTGCAAAGAAGCATTGGCAGCCAAACAGCag GTGATGCAACTCAAAGAATGGAAGAGAAGAGtagaggagaaaagaaaaaaaggaggaaCATTATCATCAACAAGAAAAACAAGAATCACAAGAACAAGAGTTGATATTGATGATGAGTCAACTCAGGAACTGGTGGAGCTAGAGGTGCAAAAGAGAGTGGAAGAAGAACTTCAGAAAGCACTTTGTGAAGCAGaggaaagaagaaagatgatggTTGTAGATGATTTAGGCCATTCCCATTTAGTTGTCAAGTACCAAAgcttatttcatattttagttgTCACTTTTCTATTCTATGTCTATTTTACTATATATGTCTATTTTACTATATAG